From Methanoculleus sp. SDB, the proteins below share one genomic window:
- a CDS encoding SAM-dependent methyltransferase, whose protein sequence is MDSSFLFTMHEGLPRQGPGSNECTRKAFSMLKHLPDRPEILDIGCGAGMQTIELARICPDCRITAVDVHKPFLDDLDRKAKAAGVADRITTMRASMDDLPFEDAAFDVLWAEGSIFIVGFAEGLRRWKRLLRPGGYLCATEAVWFADRPSPEAAAFWNDCYPAITRVAENRAVAGAAGYEVVGTFPLPGSVWRDNYYGPLEKRLPDLKKAAAGSPDAEGFVAFSEREIAMYREHGDEYGYAFFILRRR, encoded by the coding sequence GAGTGCACGAGAAAGGCGTTTTCGATGCTCAAACATCTTCCTGACCGGCCCGAGATCCTTGACATCGGGTGCGGGGCGGGAATGCAGACGATCGAGCTGGCCCGCATCTGCCCGGACTGCCGCATCACCGCCGTCGACGTCCACAAGCCGTTCCTCGACGATCTTGACCGGAAGGCGAAGGCGGCTGGGGTGGCGGATCGGATCACGACGATGCGAGCGTCCATGGACGATCTGCCTTTCGAGGATGCGGCCTTCGACGTCCTCTGGGCGGAGGGTTCGATCTTCATCGTAGGATTCGCGGAAGGGCTTCGGCGGTGGAAGCGGCTGCTCCGGCCGGGCGGCTATCTCTGCGCGACCGAAGCGGTCTGGTTCGCCGATCGGCCCTCGCCGGAGGCGGCGGCGTTCTGGAACGACTGCTACCCGGCGATCACACGGGTGGCAGAGAACCGTGCAGTGGCCGGGGCCGCCGGCTACGAGGTCGTCGGGACGTTCCCGCTCCCCGGGTCCGTGTGGCGGGACAACTACTACGGGCCGCTTGAAAAGCGGCTGCCGGACCTGAAGAAGGCGGCCGCGGGGAGTCCCGACGCAGAAGGTTTTGTCGCGTTCTCGGAGCGGGAGATCGCAATGTACCGGGAGCACGGGGACGAGTACGGATACGCGTTCTTCATCCTGAGGAGGAGGTGA